One region of Epilithonimonas zeae genomic DNA includes:
- a CDS encoding DUF6759 domain-containing protein — protein sequence MKKIFLLLFFLVSLSVFSQSVFEAKSTTDRAVVENFIRNNPKHPAVPELKQRALSLKYGGSSAVAKPTVTAMTENKIEKTSKVGTTAAKGQPSEQAKNTAAVLTSLFNNDPNKKEAIVQFVNKSKCVLVIKISGKKFYNLSVPANGQNYIMVDKGSYNVSTSICDATYNQNKAFTKDVIITLKGN from the coding sequence ATGAAGAAGATATTTTTACTTTTGTTTTTTCTAGTTTCTCTTTCCGTTTTCTCACAAAGCGTTTTCGAAGCCAAATCAACCACAGACAGAGCCGTTGTAGAAAATTTCATCCGTAACAATCCTAAGCATCCTGCTGTTCCAGAGTTAAAACAAAGAGCATTATCCCTAAAATATGGAGGGAGTTCCGCAGTGGCTAAGCCAACAGTAACAGCAATGACCGAAAATAAAATCGAGAAAACATCCAAAGTTGGAACAACAGCTGCAAAAGGACAGCCTTCTGAACAAGCAAAAAACACCGCCGCAGTTCTGACAAGTCTTTTCAATAACGACCCTAACAAAAAAGAGGCAATTGTACAGTTTGTCAACAAATCCAAATGTGTTCTTGTCATCAAAATAAGTGGAAAAAAATTCTATAACTTATCCGTTCCGGCCAATGGACAAAATTACATCATGGTAGATAAAGGAAGCTATAACGTTTCTACCTCTATTTGTGACGCTACTTACAACCAGAACAAAGCGTTCACA